In the genome of Etheostoma cragini isolate CJK2018 chromosome 5, CSU_Ecrag_1.0, whole genome shotgun sequence, the window AAATCGCAGATAAATGACAGCCCTCTGAAAATGAGTTACAGCCTCAGTGTGCAGCTCGACTTCGCACTGTGCAGCAGCCTGCATGAGACAGAATCAAGGAATGAATCATCACAACCTCAGCAGTGCCAGGTTGTCAGGGATTCGGTGGAGGTATGTGGCAGTGACACAGGTGATACATCAGCAGATCACGATTATTGTTCTTTCCCCGAGCGGAGCTTGCAAACCGAGCAAAGCCAACTGGTATCCACAGTGAGACAAAAATTGCACAGCTTGGATGACAAACTCTCATGTGAGACTCAAAGCTACACAGAACAGCTGGAGACTGTCTTGCTGCTTTTGGAAAACATTGATCAGTACATAAATGGGACTCTAGAAGAAAAGGATGTGACAAAAACTGTGCTAGCCCTGCTAAAGGCCAAAGACTGGGGCTGTGTGTATTCAAGTTCCCTGCTTTGCGGTATAGGATGCTGGCTAGGTCAACAATTTCATGCAGCCAACAGCAGCATCAGCCAGAAAGTGGAGGGTTTTAAAGTTCAGCATATTGAACAAATTAGTGACTTGCCACCTGCTGAGGAACTAGCAACAGAGCTATTCCCAGAAGCCATGCAAACACTGCTGCTTCATTGGATGGGCTTAACTGAGGAGTCCACCGTGGAGAGGAGACACAGCGAGTACCCAATCCTGCTCCTTATCCTCGAGTTTGCAAACCACAACCTCATCACAGGCGTGGCTCATGTGCTGTACTCCAGTCTTATATGTAAATAGTGGAATTCACTGAGGCATCAATACAGAGAcctgaaatgtaaaacatttccaGTATTCTAATAAATGtgattttgatcaatattgtttGATCTTATTACCATGaccattttatattgttttacaaaactgATTTCAAAACAactctttgaaaaaaacaactgacatATTGTGAATATAAATTTTACTGATgtaatgcagtttttaaatttcatttaacTTTGCATCAACGCAATTATATATGATTTAGCCACATTTGTTATATTGCTATAtagattttggaaaatattgatattgcaatataatttttatatttgtaacaGCACTGAGTTAATTGAACCAAAATGTAATAACCCACAGAAGTCACATTAAAACAAGAGGTGAAGTATGAAAAATCGTTTAAcacaaaactaatttatttcaagaacatttgaaatatgtgtGACTCCTATCAAGCACATCTTTATCCATAGCAATCCTGAAGACAATATGTATTACAACCCACTGTTTTTTCTCAGTCATGAGAAATTAATCTGTGGGGATTCTGATAACGCTACATTGACTTCAGACGACTTTTGCTAAATGGATGTAAACCGTGCCTATTGAACCACATTATATTCAGTTTATGTTCAAACAACCACATATCAATatatgagttaaaaaaagctaCCACATTATTCAAACAAATATCTAATATTAACCAGTATCAACCAGTCAAAGTGATGCATCCTTTTGCAAAGATTACAGTACAGATTAATAAACACTGAGACAAACTCAGCATCTGGCTATTTACATTATAATGTTCCAATATGCAAGATGTTttctataaataaattacatattcTGAGCAACATCCATGCAAGCTTGAGGGCTAGCGATGAATTGGGGGTCCTGGATGAATGGCAAAGACGGCCAATGGCTGGCACTAGATAGAGTCCATTCCACGTGAGAATGAGGAGGAGAAGCCAAGGCCCATTCCTCTCTGGGTGTGTGTCTGCGATCGAGCCATTTCATACTGAACATCAAGGTTCCTAAACATCTCCTCCTGCTTCTGAAGAGTCTTCAAGCCTTCATCGTTTAGTGGTTTGGCAGCTTCGACTTCATCCTCTCCCTGTTAAGACACCAAATTCAATTTAACTCTGAGAAGTTTAGGTTTAGAAAGCTTAAAGAGTGGTGGACTGAAGATTTAACAGCAAATACCCATTATTTGAGTAATTATACTTACTTTAATACCCATTAGTTTGCgaaatttaacattttggttCTTGTTTCCAAAGTTTAGCTTCTCCCACAACTCAGCTGTCTGGGACTTGTCCTTCAAATGATAAGCGTCATGTaatgatgaaaatgtaaaaacactgtaCATTAAATTATCCTTTTACACAAACTGAGGAGGAAATGCTGGGCACGCATAGAAATGGTGACTAAATAACGGCAAAATCCAATCTTACCCCCTCCTTTTTCCCCTGCCATagcattttcctctttttctcctggTCTGCAAACTTCATGGGGTTCACAGCTGATGGGTTATAGTAGCTGGGCACAGCAATACCAGTCTCTGCCAGTGTTTTAGCTTGAAGGGCTGCCATCTGCGCAGCCATGGCTATCTGAGGCGTGACCTGGGTCCCAGAGGCCAGGAGGGCCGCCACATTGAGCGCAGGGTGGGAGGTGGtcgctgcagctgcagcagctacTGCTGCGATAGGGGCAGTCACTGGAAACAAAATGCACAGACCAGCTTAAGTAAGTGACTGAATCTCAACTCAAATTATCAATTTTAAAACTTGGCACAATCAGCCCTTCTTACCTGCAGCTATctcctgctgttgctgctgctgtttctccaACAGTTCCTTCTCCTTCTGCTCTTGTAGCTTCTTGGCTCTCTCCAgcctggaaagaaaaagagagaaaagattgTTACTTATAAGGTTAAAAGCCTTTTGTGCTCAGTACTTTGTGTTGTAATATGACCTATGTGCAAAAATTCATAGCTCAACATGTTGGAGACATCAGCCAGACTTTACATATATAATGGTTGAGCATGaatgcctttatttaaaaaggggACAGTAGAGATttgaaaggaaataaaaagggagaaaaaaaaggggtaACATGCAACGAAGGTCCCCGGCCAGACTCTAAATGGTGACGTTGAAATTCAAGGTCAGTGTCTTAAAATACCTAAAGCACTTGTACACCTCACCTATGTCAATtttatgtttcctttttgtgtggttttattaaacaacaatgctctttggcaagtgcAACATGGGTGAGAAGTCGGATTACAGCCAAACCCAACCACTTTCATCTGAATAACTTCAGAAATGAAGGGTGGCTGATGgtaagttttaaaatgtatttctctgttATGCTTCCTAATATGTGATTTGCCTGCTAGCCATCTCATCTTCTTAAAATGTCAGGCAGTAGTAGTGCAGTAAAAGTTAACGATGTCTGTATAACAGGCTTTGTAGCTGCTATTACACAGATACAATAAGCACCTCTACTATTTCTTGGATTTGGCCAGAACATAACGACCAGCCGTCTATATTGTAAATGCCCTGTAAGCTGTTGCCTTGCCTTCTGGCCAGGGCCTCTTGTGCATCCATAGCTGCGTTTCGGCCCCGGAAGGCAGGTGGATTAACAGACCTGCTTCGACTCTTTCTGCGCACTTTCTCACTCCTTTTCTTTCGCTCCCTGGTggaacaaccaaaaaaaaaactctatgAGTATACGGTTAATGACAAGTAGAATGTAAACATGCAGGAACACAGGTCAAAAATACTTAACCACAAGAAATGCTGATATTTCAATTAAGCTCACCTGCTCTTACTGCGACTTCTGCTATGATGACGGTGTTTGGTCCTTGAACCTGAGCGAGACCTAGCCTTCTTCTTCCTGTCCCGGCTGCGTGATCGTGATCGCCGTTTGTCCTTACTTTTGCTGTGAGGGCGCCTGAAAGCAATACGATCCATCAATCACATAAATTACTGCCATGATTTATATCACTGCCATACATTTAGCCGTGATTAATGTTAGGAACAGATgatctactgtatatcaaaaATGCTAAGTGTACTTAATGAGACCCGAACTTCTACAATAGACATCATGTTCGCCATTATTCTAATAAAAGTTCTAACCATCATTAATCCAGAAGATATAACAGACCCCTAATCACAATGAATTTCCCTTGCGTCATTAAACAAGTCAAAAGGACCGGCTGAACATATTCCTCTCTGCAGTTTAATCCGGACTAACCTCTCTCGTGAGTGTGACCTGGACACGCTCCTTCCCTTGGAGGGCCTCCTGTCTTTGCGTCTGGACCGCTCCTCTCCATTCTCTGCTGAAAGTCTCTCTGGCTCTTGCTGCtcgtctgtttttctgtgtgattTTGATGGCTTCTCAGTGTCCCTCTTTCGTGCCTGTTTTAAGAAGAAGTTGTCTCTTTCAGGAAAATAGTGCAACAAAAAGAGTTAGTACCATGGCTTAGGGCAGAAGGTATGTAATAAACTTAGACAAGCTGAAAAAAATCCTTgtcatttcaaatccattttCATAACATACTATTTCATTCTGTGAATGTGACTGATAGTGTGGACCTTTCTGTAGTATGCACTAATTTGACTATTTCAATGTAATTATAGAAATTCCATCACAGACTAAAATCTCTTGTTCAGACTACACCTTGGCCCATTAAAAAACACGTTCTCTATCTCTTATTGTCTCTAAACGTAGAAGTTGAAGTAAATCATCACACTTGATGAAGTTAGTGTCCTTGCATGATTCTTGCAGTTTTTGGGGTTGTACCCACATGATTGAATGCACTTATTGGGAGTcgctttggaaaaaaataataatgcaataatgtaatttaattaatcAAACCAGCATGGTTGGAATCTCTCGCAACTTGTTAAAGTGTGCATTCAACCCGTAACAGCTGATTctcagaaagtaaaaaaaatttgaactgCTTTGAACTTGAACTGACTGAAAGGTAAAAGTAGGGACGGGCCTCCAACTTACTTTTACAGCTTCTTTACTTGCGTCATCCAAATCATACAACACACAATGATAAttgaacatgaaaaac includes:
- the rsrc2 gene encoding arginine/serine-rich coiled-coil protein 2 isoform X2, which translates into the protein MSGSDNDSVDLTRTGSPVNHRKKHSMESSRSPRSSKHHHSRSRSHSRDRKRDRKYRRSRSRSKEARKRDTEKPSKSHRKTDEQQEPERLSAENGEERSRRKDRRPSKGRSVSRSHSRERRPHSKSKDKRRSRSRSRDRKKKARSRSGSRTKHRHHSRSRSKSRERKKRSEKVRRKSRSRLERAKKLQEQKEKELLEKQQQQQQEIAAVTAPIAAVAAAAAATTSHPALNVAALLASGTQVTPQIAMAAQMAALQAKTLAETGIAVPSYYNPSAVNPMKFADQEKKRKMLWQGKKEGDKSQTAELWEKLNFGNKNQNVKFRKLMGIKGEDEVEAAKPLNDEGLKTLQKQEEMFRNLDVQYEMARSQTHTQRGMGLGFSSSFSRGMDSI
- the si:ch211-110p13.9 gene encoding uncharacterized protein si:ch211-110p13.9, which encodes MSSCPTIHLTLPQWDGGARKIRFIHLVNLTSFRLTECPNKSPMVPLYLGADLFSNTDIRTENHPRHHAKFAKKGFATKIFFSSAFRFHGLKVPTASNSLWFYSVQGLFRVAFEMYSKQEQLAVLENFQDVWKSQINDSPLKMSYSLSVQLDFALCSSLHETESRNESSQPQQCQVVRDSVEVCGSDTGDTSADHDYCSFPERSLQTEQSQLVSTVRQKLHSLDDKLSCETQSYTEQLETVLLLLENIDQYINGTLEEKDVTKTVLALLKAKDWGCVYSSSLLCGIGCWLGQQFHAANSSISQKVEGFKVQHIEQISDLPPAEELATELFPEAMQTLLLHWMGLTEESTVERRHSEYPILLLILEFANHNLITGVAHVLYSSLICK
- the rsrc2 gene encoding arginine/serine-rich coiled-coil protein 2 isoform X3, which gives rise to MESSRSPRSSKHHHSRSRSHSRDRKRDRKYRRSRSRSKEARKRDTEKPSKSHRKTDEQQEPERLSAENGEERSRRKDRRPSKGRSVSRSHSRERRPHSKSKDKRRSRSRSRDRKKKARSRSGSRTKHRHHSRSRSKSRERKKRSEKVRRKSRSRSVNPPAFRGRNAAMDAQEALARRLERAKKLQEQKEKELLEKQQQQQQEIAAVTAPIAAVAAAAAATTSHPALNVAALLASGTQVTPQIAMAAQMAALQAKTLAETGIAVPSYYNPSAVNPMKFADQEKKRKMLWQGKKEGDKSQTAELWEKLNFGNKNQNVKFRKLMGIKGEDEVEAAKPLNDEGLKTLQKQEEMFRNLDVQYEMARSQTHTQRGMGLGFSSSFSRGMDSI
- the rsrc2 gene encoding arginine/serine-rich coiled-coil protein 2 isoform X1 encodes the protein MSGSDNDSVDLTRTGSPVNHRKKHSMESSRSPRSSKHHHSRSRSHSRDRKRDRKYRRSRSRSKEARKRDTEKPSKSHRKTDEQQEPERLSAENGEERSRRKDRRPSKGRSVSRSHSRERRPHSKSKDKRRSRSRSRDRKKKARSRSGSRTKHRHHSRSRSKSRERKKRSEKVRRKSRSRSVNPPAFRGRNAAMDAQEALARRLERAKKLQEQKEKELLEKQQQQQQEIAAVTAPIAAVAAAAAATTSHPALNVAALLASGTQVTPQIAMAAQMAALQAKTLAETGIAVPSYYNPSAVNPMKFADQEKKRKMLWQGKKEGDKSQTAELWEKLNFGNKNQNVKFRKLMGIKGEDEVEAAKPLNDEGLKTLQKQEEMFRNLDVQYEMARSQTHTQRGMGLGFSSSFSRGMDSI